The proteins below are encoded in one region of Chiloscyllium punctatum isolate Juve2018m chromosome 9, sChiPun1.3, whole genome shotgun sequence:
- the cln5 gene encoding bis(monoacylglycero)phosphate synthase CLN5 isoform X2 — protein MKDQDIIEVYRLQTPVWEFKYGDLLGHFHIMHDAIGFRNMLTGKNYTMEWYELFQLGNCTFPHLRPGIEAPFWCNQGAACFYDGIDDLHWKENGSLVKVSEITGDIFNKLAQWVKEDNRTGIYYETWTVQTDPSPNATVWFKSYDCSAFVLRTYQTLFELGAVFKSPIQTNYTRIFLYSGEPTYLGNDTTIFGLQCNKTLGKEITSFYFPFRPPQSVKELILSLLEIVNKVVLEKTFYLYFNFEYWYLPIKKPYVKITYEEIPLPSKSTGA, from the exons CATATCATGCATGATGCAATTGGCTTCCGGAACATGCTGACAGGCAAAAACTATACTATGGAGTGGTATGAGCTCTTTCAGCTTGGGAATTGCACCTTCCCACATCTTCGACCTGGAATTGAAGCTCCTTTCTGGTGCAATCAGGGAGCAGCCTGTTTCTACGACGGAATAGATGATTTACACTGGAAGGAAAATGGTTCTTTGGTAAAAGTATCTGAAATAACTG GTGACATATTCAACAAACTAGCCCAGTGGGTGAAGGAAGATAACAGAACTGGTATATATTATGAGACATGGACTGTTCAAACTGATCCTTCTCCAAACGCTACAGTGTGGTTTAAATCTTACGATTGTTCAGCATTTGTTCTGAGAACCTACCAGACTCTGTTTGAATTAGGTGCTGTCTTTAAGAGCCCTATACAAACTAACTATACTAGAATATTTCTTTACAGTGGTGAGCCAACCTATCTTGGAAATGACACAACCATATTTGGGTTGCAATGTAACAAGACTTTAGGAAAAGAAATTACttcattttattttccttttagACCACCACAATCAGTGAAGGAACTGATACTAAGTCTGTTAGAAATAGTCAATAAGGTTGTACTGGAGAAAACCTTTTATCTTTATTTCAATTTTGAGTATTGGTACTTGCCAATTAAAAAACCCTATGTTAAAATAACCTATGAAGAAATACCTCTGCCATCGAAATCAACAGGTGCTTAG